In Nocardioides palaemonis, a single genomic region encodes these proteins:
- a CDS encoding MFS transporter gives MTTETSTPTGETSPGADPGRTSIVKVVFASLIGTAVEWYDFFLYGSAAALVFGTLFFPESEPATATLLAFGTYALGFVARPLGGVVFGHFGDRVGRKKMLVFSLFLMGLSTFAIGLLPTYASIGVAAPLLLLTCRLLQGFAVGGEWGGAVLMAAEHGDDSQRGFWSSWPQAGVALGNLLATGVLWVLAAVQPDDAFNAWGWRIPFLLSAVLVAVGLWVRLSVEESPVFAEAKSELATKEQPHLPILEVFRKYPREVLVAMGMRMAENISYYIFTIISISFLTLYAGTADDKPLILKALLIGSVVHFVTIPLVGALSDRIGRRPLYLAGAVGVAAWTWVFFDLIASRSEGKIILAICVGLVLHALMYSPQAAFFSELFGTSVRYTGASVGYQLASIFAGALAPIIAIDLLGDASEGSDNVSKVAIYMTIASVLTVVSVLFAKETRATSLRHDRVLDS, from the coding sequence ATGACCACCGAGACCTCGACCCCGACCGGGGAGACGTCCCCCGGAGCAGATCCCGGCCGGACCAGCATCGTGAAGGTGGTGTTCGCCTCCCTCATCGGCACGGCCGTCGAGTGGTACGACTTCTTCCTCTACGGCTCCGCCGCGGCGCTGGTGTTCGGCACCCTCTTCTTCCCCGAGAGCGAGCCCGCCACCGCGACGCTGCTGGCCTTCGGCACCTACGCGCTGGGCTTCGTGGCCCGCCCCCTCGGCGGCGTGGTCTTCGGCCACTTCGGCGACAGGGTCGGCCGCAAGAAGATGCTGGTCTTCTCGCTCTTCCTGATGGGGCTGTCCACCTTCGCGATCGGCCTGCTCCCCACCTACGCCTCGATCGGCGTCGCGGCCCCGCTGCTCCTGCTGACCTGCCGGCTGCTCCAAGGCTTCGCCGTCGGCGGCGAGTGGGGCGGCGCGGTCCTGATGGCCGCCGAGCACGGCGACGACTCCCAGCGCGGCTTCTGGTCCTCGTGGCCGCAGGCGGGCGTCGCGCTCGGCAACCTGCTCGCGACCGGCGTGCTGTGGGTCCTGGCCGCCGTGCAGCCGGACGACGCGTTCAACGCGTGGGGCTGGCGCATCCCGTTCCTGCTGAGCGCTGTCCTCGTCGCGGTCGGCCTCTGGGTCCGCCTCTCGGTCGAGGAGTCGCCGGTCTTCGCCGAGGCGAAGTCGGAGCTCGCGACCAAGGAGCAGCCGCACCTGCCGATCCTCGAGGTCTTCCGCAAGTACCCCCGCGAGGTGCTCGTCGCGATGGGCATGCGGATGGCGGAGAACATCTCCTACTACATCTTCACGATCATCTCGATCTCGTTCCTCACCCTCTACGCCGGCACCGCCGACGACAAGCCGCTCATCCTCAAGGCCCTGCTCATCGGCTCGGTGGTCCACTTCGTGACCATCCCGCTCGTCGGGGCGCTCAGCGACCGGATCGGCCGCCGGCCGCTCTACCTCGCCGGCGCCGTCGGCGTCGCCGCGTGGACCTGGGTCTTCTTCGACCTCATCGCGTCGCGCTCGGAGGGCAAGATCATCCTCGCGATCTGCGTCGGCCTGGTCCTGCACGCGCTCATGTACTCCCCGCAGGCGGCGTTCTTCTCCGAGCTGTTCGGCACCTCGGTGCGCTACACCGGTGCGTCGGTCGGCTACCAGCTCGCGTCGATCTTCGCCGGGGCGCTCGCCCCGATCATCGCCATCGACCTGCTCGGCGACGCCAGCGAGGGCAGCGACAACGTCTCGAAGGTCGCGATCTACATGACCATCGCGTCGGTGCTGACGGTCGTCTCGGTGCTGTTCGCCAAGGAGACCCGTGCGACGTCGCTGCGCCACGACCGGGTGCTCGACAGCTGA
- a CDS encoding 3-hydroxybutyrate dehydrogenase: MTTVTPSVRPTLEGRRALVTGAASGIGAAVAARLAADGAEVHLLDRDEEGVAKVAAQVHGTPHVVDLTDPAAIAGLDLDVDVLVNNAGVQHVAPVEEFDPERFRTIHALMLHAPFLLAQRVLPGMYDRGWGRLVHVSSVHGHRASAFKSAYVSAKHGLEGLSKVIALEGADRGVTSNTVCPGYVRTPLVEGQIADQARAHGVPDDEVVDTVLLARTPVKRLVEPEEVADAVAFLCGPAATSVTGTSLLLDGGWTAA, translated from the coding sequence ATGACCACCGTCACCCCCTCCGTCCGTCCCACGCTCGAGGGACGCCGCGCGCTCGTGACCGGCGCCGCCAGCGGCATCGGCGCGGCCGTGGCGGCCCGACTGGCCGCCGACGGCGCCGAGGTCCACCTGCTCGACCGCGACGAGGAGGGGGTGGCCAAGGTCGCCGCCCAGGTCCACGGCACGCCCCACGTCGTCGACCTCACCGACCCGGCCGCGATCGCGGGCCTCGACCTCGACGTCGACGTCCTCGTCAACAACGCCGGCGTCCAGCACGTCGCACCGGTCGAGGAGTTCGACCCCGAGCGCTTCCGCACCATCCACGCGCTGATGCTGCACGCGCCGTTCCTGCTCGCCCAGCGCGTGCTGCCCGGCATGTACGACCGCGGCTGGGGTCGGCTGGTCCACGTCTCGAGCGTCCACGGCCACCGCGCCTCGGCCTTCAAGTCCGCCTACGTGAGCGCCAAGCACGGCCTCGAGGGGCTGTCCAAGGTGATCGCCCTCGAGGGCGCGGACAGGGGCGTCACCAGCAACACCGTGTGCCCCGGCTACGTCCGCACCCCGCTCGTCGAGGGGCAGATCGCCGACCAGGCGCGCGCCCACGGCGTGCCCGACGACGAGGTGGTCGACACCGTCCTGCTCGCCCGCACCCCGGTCAAGCGGCTCGTGGAGCCCGAGGAGGTCGCCGACGCGGTCGCCTTCCTCTGCGGCCCCGCCGCCACCTCGGTGACCGGCACCTCGCTCCTCCTCGACGGCGGCTGGACCGCCGCCTGA
- a CDS encoding helix-turn-helix domain-containing protein, which yields MGRVPTFLDLLYDEAPLSDFDAHLARVERGLGGDAAAEVRAEYDVALRLRDLIARMRSREAELSALYETASDLTAIRDVDTILAAIVRRARQLLHCDMTYLSLNDEGDGASYMKVTDGALTQEFRTLRLPLGTGLLGLVAQTGAAYFTEDYARDERFLHQGYIDDAVAGEQIRAILGVPLVLDGVVIGALLAVHRSVRRFPQSEVSLLTSFAAHAVVALENARLFAELDEANRSLTRHTEAVDAAALAHDRLTDLLVGGGGVAEVADVLSGVLGGAVSIWTPSGELQAGEDGGVDWAGAVPTALASGRSVVVGSGLVAAAQAGSEHVATLVLRRDEPLDLAGRRTLERGALVTALVLLFARSVSDAEERLGGQLLVDLLEGDAADRSRLRDRVRRHGASVDGPVVVAAAAVDGVDRHRASRAVLGLARRLSGLAGEHRGAVVLVVPGDDPQRVGAELQSVVAASGGSATVGVATTTDALQDDRLARAHGEALRCLDTLVRLGRRGEVSDPAGLGVARLLLGDNDPEHVASFIDAAVGPVRDWDERRGTALLATLEAWFAAGGRLKETAAALHLHPNTVTQRLERVGELLGPGWREPARALDVQLALRLARLQRP from the coding sequence ATGGGCCGCGTGCCGACCTTCCTCGACCTGCTCTACGACGAGGCGCCGCTGAGCGACTTCGACGCGCACCTCGCCCGGGTCGAGCGGGGACTCGGCGGCGACGCCGCGGCGGAGGTGCGTGCGGAGTACGACGTCGCGCTGCGGCTGCGGGACCTGATCGCGCGGATGCGGTCGCGGGAGGCCGAGCTGTCCGCGCTCTACGAGACCGCGTCCGACCTCACCGCCATCCGCGACGTCGACACCATCCTGGCCGCGATCGTGCGCCGGGCGCGCCAGCTCCTGCACTGCGACATGACCTACCTCTCGCTCAACGACGAGGGCGACGGCGCGTCCTACATGAAGGTCACCGACGGTGCCCTCACCCAGGAGTTCCGGACGCTGCGCCTGCCGCTCGGCACCGGGCTGCTCGGCCTGGTCGCCCAGACCGGTGCGGCGTACTTCACCGAGGACTACGCCCGCGACGAGCGGTTCCTCCACCAGGGCTACATCGACGACGCGGTGGCCGGCGAGCAGATCCGCGCGATCCTCGGGGTGCCGCTGGTGCTCGACGGCGTCGTGATCGGTGCGTTGCTGGCGGTGCACCGGTCGGTCCGCCGGTTCCCGCAGTCCGAGGTCAGCCTGCTGACGTCGTTCGCCGCGCACGCGGTGGTGGCGCTCGAGAACGCCCGGCTCTTCGCCGAGCTCGACGAGGCCAACCGCTCCCTGACCCGGCACACCGAGGCCGTCGACGCCGCCGCGCTGGCCCACGACCGGCTCACCGACCTGCTGGTCGGCGGGGGAGGCGTCGCGGAGGTCGCCGACGTGCTGTCCGGCGTGCTGGGCGGTGCGGTGTCGATCTGGACCCCGTCGGGGGAGCTGCAGGCGGGCGAGGACGGCGGGGTCGACTGGGCGGGGGCGGTTCCCACCGCCCTGGCGTCGGGCCGCAGCGTGGTCGTCGGGTCGGGGCTGGTGGCCGCCGCCCAGGCCGGCAGCGAGCACGTCGCGACGCTCGTCCTGCGGCGCGACGAGCCGCTCGACCTCGCTGGCCGGCGCACCCTCGAGCGCGGGGCGCTGGTCACGGCGCTGGTGCTGCTGTTCGCCCGATCGGTGTCCGACGCCGAGGAGCGCCTCGGCGGCCAGCTGCTGGTCGACCTGCTCGAGGGCGACGCCGCCGACCGGAGCCGGCTGCGCGACCGGGTGCGGCGCCACGGCGCCAGCGTCGACGGTCCGGTCGTCGTGGCGGCGGCCGCGGTCGACGGGGTCGACCGGCACCGCGCCAGCCGGGCGGTGCTCGGCCTCGCCCGGCGGCTGTCGGGCCTGGCCGGCGAGCACCGCGGCGCGGTCGTCCTGGTCGTGCCGGGCGACGACCCGCAGCGCGTCGGAGCCGAGCTCCAGTCGGTCGTCGCGGCGAGCGGCGGCTCCGCGACCGTCGGCGTCGCGACCACCACCGACGCACTGCAGGACGACCGCCTGGCCCGTGCGCACGGCGAGGCGCTGCGCTGCCTGGACACCCTCGTCCGCCTCGGTCGCCGCGGCGAGGTCAGCGACCCGGCCGGGCTGGGCGTGGCCCGCCTGCTCCTCGGCGACAACGACCCCGAGCACGTCGCGTCGTTCATCGACGCCGCCGTCGGGCCGGTCCGCGACTGGGACGAGCGCCGCGGCACCGCCCTGCTCGCCACCCTCGAGGCGTGGTTCGCCGCGGGCGGCCGGCTCAAGGAGACCGCCGCGGCGCTGCACCTGCACCCCAACACCGTCACGCAGCGCCTCGAGCGGGTGGGGGAGCTGCTCGGGCCGGGCTGGCGCGAGCCCGCCCGGGCGCTCGACGTCCAGCTCGCGCTGCGGCTGGCCCGACTCCAGCGCCCCTGA